In Chitinispirillales bacterium ANBcel5, a genomic segment contains:
- a CDS encoding transketolase C-terminal domain-containing protein, which produces MSNQQKSVDAGHLFFEAERQKSFITGSEAVAEAIKRANVDMAIAYPITPQSESMHLIGDLYARGYLKDYYRAENEFAVMASIHGAALGGGRVFTATSGPGTLRAMEMFPVWAGSRQPIVCAFMCRGVALPPSIQPENIEMSFLLDTGMLMFHAENAQDYFDMILKGYAIAEQPDVHLPVGVFADGFFVTHTREIVMLPPEELKLQEYDPKACPVPVFDMESPPARITRDPLLNKSNFISYAANASWHQEILAAAERARKHIKHYLGGLIETENKDAEILIVASGTAVSQSREAIKALREEGIDAGLVKVKSIRPFPEAEIREVTKDASLILVPEFNAGGWLAREVKASIDNNSRVVAGPRVFGGMTMPKDLIVSELKSALQSRSHVNASPQMSK; this is translated from the coding sequence ATGAGTAACCAACAGAAATCAGTGGATGCCGGGCATCTGTTTTTTGAAGCAGAGCGCCAGAAGTCTTTCATTACTGGTAGTGAGGCGGTGGCCGAAGCGATAAAGAGAGCTAATGTTGATATGGCGATCGCTTATCCTATTACACCCCAGAGTGAAAGTATGCACCTTATCGGTGATTTGTATGCACGTGGTTATCTTAAAGATTACTACCGGGCCGAGAATGAGTTTGCCGTTATGGCTTCGATTCACGGGGCAGCCCTTGGGGGCGGGCGGGTTTTTACTGCCACAAGCGGACCTGGAACGTTGCGTGCCATGGAGATGTTTCCGGTGTGGGCCGGGTCACGTCAGCCCATCGTTTGCGCGTTTATGTGCAGGGGAGTGGCACTGCCACCATCCATTCAACCCGAAAATATCGAGATGTCCTTTCTGCTTGATACCGGGATGCTGATGTTTCATGCTGAAAATGCTCAGGATTATTTTGACATGATTCTTAAGGGATATGCCATTGCCGAGCAGCCTGATGTTCATCTGCCGGTTGGGGTATTTGCTGATGGTTTCTTTGTAACCCATACCCGCGAAATAGTGATGCTTCCGCCTGAGGAACTTAAATTACAGGAGTATGATCCTAAAGCCTGTCCGGTACCGGTATTTGACATGGAATCACCACCGGCACGTATTACCCGCGATCCACTCCTTAATAAAAGTAACTTTATATCCTATGCAGCCAACGCAAGCTGGCATCAGGAGATCCTTGCAGCTGCTGAGCGGGCTCGCAAGCATATAAAGCACTATTTGGGTGGACTGATCGAAACAGAAAATAAGGATGCAGAGATTTTAATCGTTGCTTCCGGAACTGCCGTCTCTCAAAGCCGTGAAGCAATAAAGGCGTTGCGTGAAGAGGGAATTGACGCTGGACTGGTGAAGGTGAAATCGATACGGCCTTTTCCTGAAGCAGAGATAAGAGAGGTGACAAAAGATGCATCGCTTATCCTTGTACCTGAATTCAATGCTGGTGGATGGCTTGCCAGAGAGGTAAAGGCTTCAATCGATAACAACAGCAGAGTAGTGGCGGGACCACGGGTTTTTGGCGGCATGACTATGCCCAAGGATCTGATTGTAAGCGAGTTGAAGAGTGCATTGCAATCACGCTCCCATGTAAACGCATCACCTCAAATGTCAAAGTAA
- a CDS encoding thiamine pyrophosphate-dependent enzyme has product MSNKILTPVKEFEELLPQEYKDLVNNGPHNGKGGVKKLGTFKEVTEAHPHCAGCGVALGIRLSLAALPAPEDTLVVGTPGCSFFALSQSAINYSNTAFGNQNAVASGLKRMLKLRYPDKHKDVVVMVGDGGVADIGLDYTLHSWFRGENITTVMLDNEVYGNTGGQESGMSLKGKVLNMAPKGKEFNKIPVFEIAKTSGCAYAAKITIANPVKLGKVIEKAVLIAREVGPTYVQLYTPCPTNLKFAPEKTIQAAKDAEKTYYSFEEFITKEAEEYLSKEAKKQETKQ; this is encoded by the coding sequence ATGTCAAATAAAATACTTACTCCTGTAAAAGAGTTCGAGGAGCTGTTGCCACAGGAATACAAAGATCTGGTGAACAATGGTCCTCACAATGGCAAGGGTGGGGTTAAAAAGCTTGGTACATTTAAAGAGGTAACCGAAGCTCATCCACACTGTGCAGGTTGTGGTGTCGCTCTTGGTATCAGGTTATCACTTGCAGCACTGCCGGCACCTGAAGATACTCTTGTGGTTGGTACTCCCGGATGCTCCTTTTTTGCACTGTCGCAATCTGCCATAAATTATTCCAATACCGCCTTTGGTAATCAAAACGCTGTTGCTTCCGGTTTAAAAAGGATGCTAAAGTTACGGTATCCTGATAAGCATAAAGATGTGGTGGTGATGGTTGGTGATGGTGGTGTGGCAGATATTGGTCTTGACTACACACTTCACTCCTGGTTTCGTGGAGAGAATATCACTACCGTTATGCTCGATAACGAGGTTTATGGCAACACCGGGGGACAGGAAAGCGGCATGTCTCTTAAGGGAAAAGTGTTAAACATGGCTCCCAAAGGTAAGGAGTTTAATAAAATTCCGGTCTTTGAGATCGCAAAAACTTCAGGGTGTGCCTATGCTGCGAAGATCACCATTGCAAACCCGGTGAAACTTGGTAAAGTAATCGAAAAAGCAGTTCTTATTGCAAGAGAAGTAGGGCCCACCTATGTTCAGCTTTATACCCCTTGTCCTACAAACCTTAAGTTCGCACCCGAAAAAACGATACAGGCTGCTAAGGACGCAGAGAAAACCTACTACTCCTTTGAGGAGTTTATTACCAAAGAAGCAGAAGAGTATCTCAGCAAAGAAGCAAAAAAACAGGAGACAAAGCAATGA
- a CDS encoding 2-oxoacid:acceptor oxidoreductase family protein codes for MNLDIRMAGLGGQGVVTAAHILGTAVVNSGKHASVNPFFGAEKRLAPAESYVRISQEPIYDRGEVLFPNFIMIYAPEVITMGKSYTMPFYSGLKKNGLVLINSDKEILSDKEMDGLKSIEANIYYVPATKLAIDFAGTAMAANMTMLGALCGLVELVDLDAVMDAVEERFSGKTKMVASGTTAVLDEALKSKYEKVSQMIEKNRQAIVNAFQYVKKEM; via the coding sequence ATGAATCTTGATATAAGAATGGCAGGGCTTGGTGGACAGGGTGTTGTTACCGCCGCACATATTTTGGGCACAGCGGTGGTTAATAGTGGCAAACACGCATCCGTTAACCCTTTCTTTGGGGCCGAGAAACGACTCGCCCCGGCTGAGAGTTATGTGAGGATTTCTCAGGAGCCAATTTATGACAGAGGTGAGGTGTTATTTCCTAACTTTATAATGATTTATGCTCCTGAAGTTATTACTATGGGTAAATCCTATACCATGCCCTTCTACTCCGGGCTTAAAAAGAATGGGCTTGTGCTCATTAACTCAGATAAAGAAATCCTGTCGGATAAAGAAATGGACGGGCTGAAGTCCATTGAAGCGAACATATACTATGTACCCGCAACGAAACTGGCAATCGATTTTGCCGGTACAGCGATGGCCGCCAACATGACCATGCTGGGAGCGCTGTGCGGGTTGGTTGAACTGGTTGATTTGGATGCAGTAATGGATGCTGTTGAGGAACGATTCAGTGGAAAAACCAAGATGGTGGCTTCCGGTACCACAGCTGTATTGGATGAGGCATTAAAAAGTAAGTATGAGAAAGTTTCGCAGATGATTGAGAAAAACCGTCAGGCTATTGTAAACGCGTTTCAGTATGTAAAAAAAGAGATGTGA
- a CDS encoding response regulator codes for MARILIVDDSWLIRQTLVNLFKKTDYEISVAENGTQALEKCKKEKPDCLLLDLLMPDIDGLDVFKQLKQEDFDVPVLILTADIQSTTQERCFKEGIFGFLQKPPKEENVLFMVEKALKSKTEG; via the coding sequence ATGGCCCGGATATTAATTGTAGATGATTCCTGGTTAATTCGGCAGACCTTAGTAAATCTATTTAAAAAAACGGATTATGAGATATCTGTAGCGGAGAATGGAACGCAGGCACTTGAAAAATGTAAAAAAGAGAAACCTGATTGCTTGCTATTGGATTTGCTTATGCCGGATATTGACGGTTTAGATGTTTTTAAGCAGCTGAAACAGGAGGACTTTGATGTTCCTGTACTAATATTGACCGCCGATATTCAAAGTACTACCCAGGAGCGGTGTTTTAAGGAGGGGATATTTGGGTTCCTTCAAAAACCACCCAAAGAAGAGAATGTGTTGTTTATGGTGGAAAAAGCTCTAAAAAGTAAAACAGAGGGATAG
- a CDS encoding chemotaxis protein CheX, with amino-acid sequence MIKQNPIAIDILRELMNMGVGKAANSLNQLFGTHIEFTIPWINFYGGQGILSKWKECEELNTAVEMKFNGDLTGTALLCFKRDDVKKIFNGILSGVAPEDLEITQDSALSEVGNIVINAVTGSISNIAEAQIEYQIPQIVKNFENKQFLSNQTEVICLGANFQFQEQKVNSLIMLSFEEYSLGTMIGELVNKF; translated from the coding sequence ATGATTAAACAGAACCCCATTGCTATAGATATATTAAGAGAATTGATGAATATGGGGGTAGGCAAAGCTGCTAATTCTCTTAACCAGTTGTTTGGAACACACATAGAGTTTACAATACCCTGGATCAATTTCTATGGGGGGCAGGGCATTTTATCCAAATGGAAGGAATGTGAAGAGCTAAATACCGCTGTGGAGATGAAGTTCAATGGTGATCTTACAGGTACGGCTCTATTGTGTTTTAAAAGGGATGATGTGAAAAAAATATTTAATGGCATTCTTTCAGGTGTTGCGCCCGAGGATCTTGAAATAACACAGGATAGTGCCCTTAGTGAGGTTGGAAATATAGTGATAAATGCTGTTACAGGCTCGATCAGTAACATCGCAGAGGCTCAGATAGAATATCAAATCCCACAAATAGTAAAAAACTTCGAAAACAAACAATTTCTGTCAAATCAAACTGAGGTTATTTGTCTGGGGGCCAATTTCCAGTTTCAGGAACAAAAAGTAAATTCATTGATCATGTTGTCCTTTGAAGAGTATTCGTTGGGTACTATGATAGGTGAGCTGGTAAATAAGTTTTAA
- a CDS encoding response regulator has protein sequence MGKGKHKVLLIDDSIFMRRKIESILSIGGYSIAEASTGREGLEAAEKEDFDCIVLDLLMPDMDGFKVLEKLRAIRNTVPIIIASSDIQDSAKGRCFKLGAFDFVEKPPDKEILLHKVHIAIGLNEEGGTLVLSDKQNDVLKEMINIGIGKGAEMLNVILATHIKLEVPFVRVLSQSEFEFDVKKNQLDSLAAVNLSFKGDISGNVELVFPKESAANLVAALIGEEPNSMSLDSIRTGTLSEVGNIVINAVIGSISNMLNFKLAYSTPTYVEGDYEKLSMMIRKGANSVILQARARFIIDMFAVTGDIVLFLELDSLDKIFTIIERVSNDQ, from the coding sequence ATGGGTAAAGGTAAGCATAAAGTGCTTCTGATAGACGACTCTATATTTATGAGACGAAAAATCGAAAGTATTCTCAGTATTGGTGGATACAGTATTGCAGAAGCGTCAACTGGCAGAGAAGGGCTCGAAGCGGCAGAAAAAGAGGACTTTGACTGCATTGTACTTGATTTGCTTATGCCTGATATGGATGGATTTAAAGTGCTTGAGAAGCTTCGGGCTATTCGAAATACGGTGCCCATAATAATTGCCTCTTCAGATATTCAGGATTCCGCAAAGGGCAGATGTTTTAAACTTGGAGCTTTTGACTTTGTGGAAAAGCCACCCGATAAGGAAATACTGCTTCATAAAGTTCATATAGCGATCGGCCTCAACGAGGAGGGCGGTACATTGGTACTTTCCGATAAACAGAATGATGTGTTAAAGGAGATGATAAATATAGGCATCGGCAAAGGTGCTGAGATGCTTAATGTTATCCTTGCAACTCATATAAAACTTGAAGTGCCTTTTGTTAGAGTATTATCACAATCTGAATTTGAATTTGATGTTAAAAAGAATCAGCTTGACAGTCTTGCGGCGGTTAATCTTTCATTCAAAGGTGATATATCGGGTAATGTCGAACTTGTTTTCCCAAAAGAGAGCGCGGCAAATTTAGTCGCGGCACTCATCGGTGAAGAGCCTAATTCCATGTCCCTGGATTCAATACGAACCGGAACATTAAGTGAAGTGGGAAATATTGTCATAAACGCGGTAATCGGAAGCATAAGCAATATGCTCAATTTTAAGCTCGCTTATTCAACTCCCACCTATGTTGAAGGAGATTACGAGAAACTTTCGATGATGATACGAAAAGGGGCAAACTCTGTCATTTTACAGGCCAGAGCACGGTTTATTATTGATATGTTTGCGGTTACCGGAGATATTGTACTGTTCCTTGAGCTGGACTCACTCGATAAAATTTTTACTATTATTGAAAGAGTTTCAAATGACCAATGA
- a CDS encoding response regulator, whose product MTNELSAALYKYEALDYALTGMCILRRDYIVLFWNERMEEWTRIEKKDIIGQNVKDFCSHLADPRYTIRLEEIFRGGPPVIFSSQIHKHMFPAPLPSGEMRIQHVTVSSIPSVDGKESYALFAIEDVTELTNRLTDLDKARRDAEVANRAKSDFLANMSHEIRTPMNGVLGMCEILHGTSLSEHQRNYVDMILRSGRALLSIINDILDFSKIEARKMELTSSVFNLRDVLNDVVEVVSHSAVSKGLELTINCDCEPNACEYYIGDAGRVRQIVMNLMSNAIKFTDKGSVTLSLKTATTENDIADVFIIVKDSGIGIPAEMRPVLFKKFMQIENYATKSRRGSGLGLSICRELALMMGGDITVDSEEGKGSEFTVHLKLPIANKEQVENYLLDKKQKTKDLLLDNDHMSGAKVLLAEDNHINQAVAINLLEKLGCFVTVVTNGKDALKKAIDEDFDMVFMDCQMPVMDGYKATQSIREYEDKSGTHIPIIAMTAHAIQGDREKCIDSGMDDYITKPVELEKLKSVVMRYFKPKENKTSQMRPTVLIVEDDSDAKERLKAAVKEVFPMGNTYSAMDGVEACMLLGSLKPSIFICDIMMPNMDGESVISYLRRSIKFTETKVIVVTALSPESKAIDRIKSMNVSYIIYKPLEHKEILKSIYSCLSKPVNQDEYNSALIYDQISPDIDYSGLVECSLHGIGIFQNEKIIYMNMSFARMFNRTVSEMLQVETTGMLQLVHPDDQPKMKEMLCNSSKETSASEPIRLKDPFTQNGTTVDLFKWNIVYRNSQATLVMAVENQEKTLQIANMGQKTMVDFKEQEMTAVNFENIDVNSDLLEKIDPEILNFQDVMERLGGDRAFLVQLLKMFVGQLPEDIEELQKVIENKDSKKCELVAHRIKGAARNMSTNKIRDILQNIEDHSRTGDFDKIEMLFNDLKTQINALRVSLLECSA is encoded by the coding sequence ATGACCAATGAACTATCTGCTGCTTTATATAAATATGAAGCTCTGGACTACGCTCTTACCGGAATGTGCATATTGCGAAGAGATTATATCGTGTTATTCTGGAATGAAAGAATGGAGGAGTGGACCCGGATTGAGAAGAAGGATATAATAGGACAAAATGTAAAAGATTTTTGCTCTCATCTTGCCGATCCACGGTATACAATCAGACTGGAGGAAATATTCAGGGGTGGTCCGCCTGTAATCTTTTCCTCACAAATTCATAAGCACATGTTTCCCGCTCCTCTGCCCAGTGGAGAGATGAGAATTCAGCATGTAACAGTTTCATCTATTCCATCGGTCGATGGCAAAGAGAGCTACGCGCTTTTTGCTATTGAGGATGTGACAGAACTAACTAACCGCCTAACCGATCTCGATAAAGCCCGACGCGACGCGGAAGTCGCCAACAGGGCAAAGAGTGATTTCCTTGCCAACATGTCCCATGAGATCAGAACACCAATGAACGGTGTATTAGGGATGTGTGAAATTCTTCACGGTACAAGTCTTAGTGAGCATCAGCGAAACTATGTCGATATGATTTTACGCTCAGGCCGTGCCCTGCTATCGATTATAAATGATATCCTTGATTTTTCTAAAATTGAAGCAAGGAAAATGGAACTTACTTCATCGGTGTTTAATCTCCGCGATGTTTTAAACGATGTGGTGGAAGTTGTTTCTCATTCGGCAGTCAGTAAAGGACTTGAATTAACGATTAATTGTGACTGTGAACCAAATGCTTGTGAATATTATATTGGCGATGCCGGAAGAGTACGTCAAATTGTAATGAATCTGATGAGTAATGCCATAAAATTCACCGATAAAGGTTCTGTCACTCTTTCTTTAAAAACTGCGACTACAGAGAATGATATAGCAGACGTTTTTATAATCGTAAAGGATAGCGGAATAGGAATACCGGCTGAAATGCGTCCGGTTCTCTTTAAAAAATTTATGCAGATAGAGAATTACGCGACAAAAAGTCGTCGTGGCAGTGGATTAGGGCTTAGTATTTGCCGGGAACTTGCGTTAATGATGGGCGGGGATATAACTGTTGATAGCGAAGAGGGGAAGGGGTCAGAATTCACCGTACATTTAAAACTACCCATCGCGAATAAGGAGCAAGTTGAAAATTACCTATTAGATAAAAAACAGAAGACTAAAGATTTGTTACTTGATAACGATCATATGAGTGGTGCTAAGGTGTTGCTTGCTGAAGATAACCACATTAACCAGGCTGTAGCCATCAATTTACTTGAAAAACTCGGGTGCTTTGTTACGGTAGTTACTAACGGAAAAGACGCGTTGAAAAAGGCTATAGATGAGGATTTTGACATGGTTTTCATGGACTGCCAGATGCCGGTTATGGATGGTTATAAGGCGACCCAAAGTATAAGAGAGTACGAAGATAAGTCTGGTACTCATATTCCTATAATTGCCATGACAGCGCATGCTATTCAGGGTGACAGAGAAAAATGTATAGATTCCGGTATGGATGATTACATAACTAAACCGGTTGAACTGGAAAAGCTAAAAAGTGTGGTAATGAGGTACTTTAAACCCAAAGAAAACAAAACCTCTCAAATGCGACCAACGGTTCTTATTGTTGAGGATGATTCTGATGCAAAGGAGAGGCTAAAAGCTGCCGTAAAAGAAGTGTTTCCCATGGGAAACACTTACTCAGCTATGGATGGGGTTGAAGCTTGTATGCTACTGGGAAGCCTTAAACCCTCCATCTTTATCTGTGATATAATGATGCCTAACATGGATGGTGAATCGGTTATTTCATATCTGCGCAGATCGATTAAGTTTACTGAAACAAAAGTGATTGTGGTAACTGCTTTATCACCCGAGTCCAAAGCTATTGATCGTATAAAGAGTATGAATGTAAGCTATATTATCTACAAACCTCTGGAGCATAAGGAAATCCTTAAAAGTATTTACAGCTGTCTTTCAAAACCGGTAAATCAGGATGAGTATAATTCAGCTTTAATTTACGATCAAATCTCTCCTGATATTGATTACTCTGGTTTAGTGGAGTGTTCGTTACATGGGATTGGGATTTTTCAAAACGAAAAAATAATTTACATGAATATGAGTTTCGCGCGTATGTTCAATCGAACGGTAAGTGAAATGTTGCAAGTAGAGACCACCGGAATGCTTCAGTTAGTACATCCCGATGATCAGCCTAAAATGAAAGAAATGCTCTGTAACAGCTCTAAAGAAACATCTGCTTCGGAACCAATTCGCCTAAAAGACCCTTTTACACAAAACGGTACTACTGTAGATCTCTTTAAATGGAATATTGTTTACAGAAATTCCCAGGCTACTCTTGTTATGGCTGTTGAAAACCAGGAAAAAACTCTTCAAATTGCTAATATGGGACAAAAAACGATGGTCGATTTCAAAGAGCAGGAGATGACTGCGGTGAATTTTGAAAACATTGATGTTAATTCAGATTTGCTTGAAAAAATTGATCCTGAAATCTTAAATTTCCAGGATGTAATGGAACGGCTTGGAGGCGATCGGGCCTTTTTGGTTCAACTGCTGAAGATGTTTGTAGGGCAGTTACCTGAGGATATTGAAGAACTCCAAAAAGTTATTGAAAACAAGGATTCGAAAAAATGCGAACTTGTAGCTCACAGAATTAAAGGTGCTGCACGAAACATGAGCACTAATAAAATCCGTGATATCCTTCAGAATATTGAGGACCATTCAAGAACAGGGGATTTCGATAAAATCGAAATGCTCTTTAATGATCTAAAAACACAAATTAATGCACTTAGGGTTTCATTGTTAGAATGCTCCGCTTAA
- a CDS encoding Spy/CpxP family protein refolding chaperone: protein MKFSFAVAIALMVIVISIPLTAKTGKIEILEKRIDQVKSELDLTNEQKERIAPTVQEQKEQFMKLKENCGRTECDDEKNRRKRMGRCPEMRSFMAESRAKINAELTEQQQEQLDEMLRGMRQNKRQRCQGRERRTEGSNAQCH from the coding sequence ATGAAATTCAGCTTTGCTGTAGCAATTGCACTAATGGTAATCGTGATTAGTATTCCACTTACTGCAAAAACCGGAAAAATTGAAATACTTGAGAAGCGTATCGATCAGGTGAAATCTGAGCTTGATCTTACAAATGAACAGAAAGAGCGTATCGCACCTACTGTACAAGAGCAGAAAGAACAGTTTATGAAACTGAAGGAGAACTGTGGCAGAACAGAGTGTGATGACGAGAAGAATCGACGTAAAAGAATGGGTAGATGCCCTGAAATGCGTTCCTTCATGGCAGAATCCAGAGCCAAAATTAATGCTGAGTTAACTGAACAGCAACAGGAACAATTGGATGAGATGCTCAGAGGTATGCGACAGAATAAAAGACAGCGATGCCAGGGGAGAGAGAGGAGAACCGAAGGCTCAAACGCTCAGTGCCATTAA
- a CDS encoding Fe-S-containing hydro-lyase, translating into MNSISLTTPLGKDEIKRLKIGDMVYLSGSVYTARDAAHKRLCALIEAGKTLPLDLKSQVIYYCGPTPPTPQRAIGSAGPTTSSRMDRYTPLLLKNSGLSAMIGKGNRSSQVVKSIVECGAVYFSATGGAGALLSQHIKSAKVLLYEDLGPEAIHELSVENFPLIVAIDSTGRNLFTEGPSEYKKLIGQ; encoded by the coding sequence ATGAATAGTATTTCTCTTACCACTCCACTGGGAAAAGATGAAATTAAACGACTTAAGATCGGTGATATGGTATACCTCAGCGGTTCTGTTTATACTGCCCGTGACGCAGCCCACAAAAGGCTCTGCGCACTCATTGAAGCCGGTAAAACGCTTCCTCTGGATTTAAAATCACAGGTAATTTATTACTGCGGCCCCACTCCCCCAACTCCTCAAAGGGCAATTGGAAGTGCCGGTCCTACCACAAGTTCACGAATGGATCGTTACACCCCGCTTCTGCTTAAAAACAGCGGCCTTAGCGCGATGATAGGGAAAGGAAACAGAAGTTCCCAGGTAGTTAAATCCATTGTTGAATGTGGGGCTGTATATTTTTCCGCGACAGGTGGAGCGGGTGCACTGCTCTCACAACATATAAAATCGGCAAAAGTTTTACTGTATGAAGATTTGGGACCTGAAGCCATTCATGAGCTGTCGGTAGAAAATTTTCCTCTTATAGTAGCTATCGATTCAACTGGCCGAAATCTATTCACAGAGGGACCATCAGAATACAAAAAGTTGATTGGTCAGTAA
- a CDS encoding fumarate hydratase, translated as MKTLPYKKVVSAIRQMCIEAACNLPNDVLSKIKDAYREEPFPRAKMILEQLITNCQIGSSSNIPICQDTGFAVFFVSMGTDVCISDDKTIIEAINEGTRQGYKDGFLRASIVSDPLFSRTNTFDNTPALVHVEPVKGDTCTITLLPKGGGCENMSFLRMLKPSDGKDGVVKFVTDSVIDSGGNPCPPVIVGVGIGGTSDKAANLAKKALLREAGSLNPDPLYAKLEKEILTTINQSGVGPLGLGGKTTALAVHIEHFPCHIASLPVAVSLNCHSARKTVISL; from the coding sequence ATGAAAACACTACCCTATAAAAAAGTTGTATCAGCAATACGGCAAATGTGTATTGAGGCAGCCTGCAATTTGCCCAATGATGTTCTTTCAAAGATTAAGGATGCTTACAGGGAAGAACCGTTCCCAAGAGCTAAAATGATCCTTGAGCAATTAATTACCAATTGCCAGATCGGCTCCTCTTCAAACATTCCCATTTGCCAGGATACCGGATTTGCCGTATTTTTTGTTTCCATGGGAACCGACGTGTGCATCAGTGATGATAAGACAATTATCGAAGCGATAAATGAAGGCACACGACAGGGGTATAAAGATGGTTTTCTGCGCGCGTCCATAGTTAGTGATCCGCTCTTTTCAAGAACTAACACCTTTGATAACACCCCTGCACTGGTTCATGTGGAACCGGTGAAAGGTGACACCTGTACCATAACACTCCTTCCAAAGGGAGGGGGGTGCGAGAATATGAGTTTCCTCAGGATGCTTAAACCATCTGATGGAAAAGATGGGGTGGTTAAATTCGTAACCGATTCGGTTATAGATTCAGGTGGAAACCCCTGCCCTCCGGTTATAGTGGGTGTAGGCATAGGAGGAACAAGCGATAAGGCCGCAAACCTGGCAAAAAAAGCACTGCTGCGTGAAGCAGGTTCTCTGAATCCTGATCCGCTGTACGCCAAGTTGGAAAAAGAGATTTTAACTACGATAAATCAAAGTGGAGTCGGTCCACTGGGTCTGGGTGGTAAAACCACAGCGCTTGCAGTCCACATTGAACATTTTCCTTGTCACATCGCAAGTTTGCCGGTGGCTGTAAGTCTTAACTGTCACTCTGCACGAAAAACGGTAATTTCTCTTTGA
- a CDS encoding malic enzyme-like NAD(P)-binding protein, which produces MVSKEDSLTYHEQGRAGKIEVISTKPCKTQRDLSLAYTPGVAQPCKEIQNDPDTAYRYTARGNLVAVVTNGTAVLGLGDIGPLAGKPVMEGKGILFKRFADIDVFDLELDIEDPEVFVSTVKSMEPTFGGINLEDIKAPECFYIEEKLRERMNIPVFHDDQHGTAIISGAALINAAKLQDKPLSEVKVVFSGAGAAAISCAHLYASLGVKMENILMVDSRGVIYKGRKEGMNKYKDPFAAQTNKRTLAQALEGADCFAGLSMAGLVTAEMVKSMADKPIIFAMANPDPEIGYNEACAVRDDLIMATGRSDFPNQVNNVLGFPFIFRGALDVHATTINEEMKIAATHALASLARDPHVPQTVLEAYGVQKLSFGPEYIIPKPLDPRVLVEESIAVAKAAIDSGVARNTTLDFKAYRSKLEQLAQTISIR; this is translated from the coding sequence ATGGTATCAAAAGAAGATTCACTTACCTATCACGAACAGGGCAGAGCTGGAAAGATCGAAGTAATTTCAACCAAACCATGCAAAACGCAGCGCGATCTCTCCCTTGCTTATACTCCGGGAGTAGCCCAACCATGCAAAGAGATCCAAAATGACCCTGATACAGCTTATCGTTATACAGCCCGGGGTAATCTGGTAGCAGTGGTAACCAACGGAACCGCGGTACTTGGGCTTGGAGATATCGGTCCCCTGGCCGGAAAGCCGGTTATGGAGGGTAAGGGCATCTTATTCAAGCGGTTTGCAGATATCGATGTTTTCGACCTTGAGCTGGATATAGAAGACCCGGAGGTGTTTGTAAGCACCGTTAAAAGTATGGAGCCAACTTTTGGGGGAATAAATCTTGAGGATATAAAAGCTCCTGAGTGTTTTTATATTGAAGAAAAGCTCAGGGAGCGGATGAATATACCGGTTTTCCATGATGATCAGCACGGAACCGCGATAATCAGCGGAGCTGCGCTCATTAATGCAGCAAAATTGCAGGATAAGCCGCTTTCAGAGGTGAAGGTAGTCTTTTCGGGGGCTGGTGCAGCAGCCATATCGTGCGCTCACCTTTATGCATCCCTGGGAGTAAAAATGGAAAACATTCTTATGGTGGATAGCAGAGGGGTTATCTATAAAGGGCGCAAAGAGGGAATGAACAAATATAAAGACCCATTTGCAGCACAAACAAACAAACGTACTCTTGCCCAGGCGCTTGAAGGTGCAGATTGTTTTGCAGGGCTAAGTATGGCAGGGCTGGTTACTGCAGAGATGGTAAAGAGTATGGCAGACAAACCAATCATTTTTGCTATGGCTAACCCCGATCCCGAAATTGGTTATAATGAGGCGTGCGCTGTCAGAGATGATCTAATTATGGCAACGGGCAGAAGTGATTTTCCAAATCAGGTAAATAACGTTCTTGGGTTCCCTTTCATTTTCAGGGGCGCTCTTGATGTACATGCAACAACGATCAATGAAGAGATGAAAATTGCTGCAACCCATGCGCTCGCTTCACTTGCACGCGATCCCCATGTCCCTCAAACGGTTCTTGAAGCATACGGAGTGCAAAAGCTCAGTTTCGGCCCTGAATATATTATACCAAAACCACTTGATCCCCGCGTTTTGGTGGAGGAAAGCATAGCTGTTGCAAAAGCCGCGATAGATTCTGGTGTGGCTCGAAATACTACGCTCGATTTTAAAGCTTACAGATCTAAACTGGAACAACTCGCACAAACCATAAGTATTCGATAA